Proteins from a genomic interval of Pogoniulus pusillus isolate bPogPus1 chromosome 42, bPogPus1.pri, whole genome shotgun sequence:
- the TMEM230 gene encoding transmembrane protein 230 codes for MMPSRTNLSAGIPSSKVKYSKLSSTDDGYIDLQFKKSPPKIPYKAIALAVVLFMIGTFLIIIGALLLAGYISKGGSDRAIPVLIIGILVFLPGFYHLRIAYYASKGYRGYSYDDIPDFDD; via the exons ATGATGCCATCCCGAACCAATCTGTCCGCCGGCATTCCCAGCAGCAAGGTCAAGTACTCCAAGCTCTCCAGCACCGACGATGGCTACATTGACCTGCAg TTCAAGAAGAGCCCACCAAAGATCCCCTACAAGGCAATAGCCTTGGCTGTTGTGCTCTTCATGATCGGGACCTTCCTCATCATCATcggtgccctgctgctggcaggataCATTAGCAAAGGA GGCTCAGACCGTGCCATCCCCGTGCTCATCATTGGCATCCTGGTGTTCCTGCCAGGCTTCTACCACCTGCGCATCGCCTACTACGCCTCCAAGGGCTACCGCGGCTACTCCTACGATGACATCCCTGACTTCGACGACTGA
- the PCNA gene encoding proliferating cell nuclear antigen → MFEARLVQGSVLKRVLEALKDLITEACWDLGSGGISLQSMDSSHVSLVQLTLRSEGFDTYRCDRNIAMGVNLSSMSKILKCAGNEDIITLRAEDNADTLALVFEAPNQEKVSDYEMKLMDLDVEQLGIPEQEYSCVVKMPSAEFARICRDLSHIGDAVVISCAKDGVKFSANGELGNGNIKLSQTSNVDKEEEAVTIEMNEPVQLTFALRYLNFFTKATPLSPTVTLSMSADVPLVVEYKIADMGHLKYYLAPKIEDQQEGS, encoded by the exons atgtTCGAGGCGCGGCTGGTGCAGGGCTCGGTGCTCAAGCGGGTGCTGGAGGCCCTTAAGGATCTCATCACCGAGGCCTGCTGGGACTTGGGCTCAGGCGGCATCAGCCTGCAGAGCATGGATTCCTCTCACGTCTCTCTGGTGCAGCTCACGCTGCGCTCCGAGGGTTTCGACACCTACCGCTGCGACCGCAACATCGCCATGGGCGTCAACCTCTCCAG CATGTCCAAAATCCTCAAGTGCGCTGGGAACGAGGACATCATAACGCTGCGAGCAGAGGACAACGCCGATACCTTGGCCCTCGTGTTCGAAGCGCCAA ATCAGGAAAAGGTTTCTGACTATGAGATGAAGCTGATGGATCTTGATGTGGAGCAGCTTGGAATTCCA gagcaggagtaCAGCTGCGTGGTGAAGATGCCCTCTGCGGAGTTCGCGCGCATCTGCCGGGACCTGAGCCACATCGGGGACGCTGTCGTCATCTCCTGTGCCAAGGATGGGGTCAAGTTCTCTGCCAATGGGGAGCTGGGCAATGGCAACATCAAGCTGTCACAGACCAGTAATGTGGACAAGGAGGAAGAAGCT GTCACAATAGAGATGAATGAGCCAGTCCAGCTGACCTTTGCCCTGAGGTACTTGAACTTCTTCACCAAAGCCACCCCCCTGTCACCTACAGTAACACTCAGCATGTCTGCAGATGTCCCTCTTG tggtggaGTACAAGATTGCTGACATGGGACACTTAAAGTACTACCTGGCTCCAAAGATTGAAGACCAACAAGAAGGCTCTTAA